The Rhodococcus triatomae genome includes a window with the following:
- a CDS encoding acyltransferase family protein, with translation MHTTPTTGSSRAGDPAVAGGVASAAAPAAAKPRHGWVDLAKGVCIVLVVLLHTTNFMVGRGLADPIWHEVNSFAQPVRMPLFFFVSGLFVTKALTMSWTDVLRRRVAPLVYIYALWTVLRFWYFTLFPETSGTAEAAAWWKPLEAAVRPDSGMWFIYALAVFTIAARALRDVAPVTQIAAAGALAVVSPRLEFDSWAWHSMLSYLVFFLLGVYLAPFAHRVAAGSTVPRAMYAVGLCAVASLIYRDSDVGEYTVATVALSVIGLAAGVMVMGRFGEARILEPLRRLGRNTLPVFLMHEIVLGTVIAGLMAVGLDLAVGQRIPAGPLVVTAVAVAVSIGVHRLTLLLRQPWLFTIPDRLMP, from the coding sequence GTGCACACCACCCCCACCACCGGCTCGAGCCGGGCCGGCGACCCCGCCGTCGCCGGCGGCGTCGCGTCGGCGGCCGCGCCGGCAGCGGCGAAGCCGCGCCACGGGTGGGTCGACCTCGCCAAGGGCGTGTGCATCGTCCTGGTGGTGCTGCTGCACACGACGAACTTCATGGTGGGGCGCGGTCTGGCAGATCCGATCTGGCACGAGGTGAACTCGTTCGCGCAGCCGGTGCGGATGCCCCTGTTCTTCTTCGTCTCCGGTCTGTTCGTCACGAAGGCGTTGACGATGTCGTGGACCGACGTGCTCCGCCGGCGGGTGGCGCCCCTGGTCTACATCTACGCGTTGTGGACGGTCCTCCGGTTTTGGTACTTCACGCTGTTCCCGGAGACGAGCGGAACCGCCGAGGCAGCCGCGTGGTGGAAGCCGCTCGAGGCAGCCGTGCGCCCGGACAGCGGAATGTGGTTCATCTATGCGTTGGCGGTCTTCACGATCGCCGCCCGGGCGCTGCGCGATGTGGCTCCGGTGACCCAGATTGCTGCGGCGGGCGCGCTGGCAGTGGTCTCCCCCCGGCTCGAGTTCGACAGCTGGGCCTGGCACAGCATGCTGTCGTACCTCGTGTTCTTCCTGCTCGGTGTGTATCTCGCGCCGTTCGCGCACCGAGTTGCCGCCGGCTCGACGGTCCCCCGGGCGATGTATGCGGTGGGGCTGTGCGCGGTGGCCTCGCTCATCTATCGTGACAGCGACGTGGGTGAATACACGGTCGCGACCGTGGCGCTCAGTGTCATCGGTCTTGCGGCCGGAGTGATGGTGATGGGTAGGTTCGGTGAGGCCCGCATCCTCGAGCCGCTGCGACGGCTCGGCCGCAATACGCTGCCGGTCTTCCTCATGCACGAGATCGTGCTCGGGACGGTGATCGCCGGTCTGATGGCGGTCGGCCTCGACCTCGCCGTCGGTCAGCGGATTCCGGCCGGCCCGCTGGTGGTCACGGCCGTCGCGGTGGCGGTGTCGATCGGCGTGCACCGGCTCACCCTGCTCCTGCGCCAGCCCTGGCTGTTCACGATCCCGGACCGGTTGATGCCCTGA
- a CDS encoding NAD(P)/FAD-dependent oxidoreductase, with the protein MERVVIVGAGLAGLRTAEELRRAGFDGELVLVGAETCLPYDRPPLSKEFLRGDVDDTTLRPREFFDDERIDLRLGAVATGIDPERRTVTLTAASDPDTFEELEYGELVVATGLTPRRIPGLPESEGIHVLRSVDDARGLRTRLVPGARALVVGAGFVGCELAASMRSADVDVVLVEPRSTSLEAALGPTVGALVARLHAEAGVDLRTGVGLAGVASVSGAYRATLGDGSEIVADLIVVGIGSTPVTDWLHGSGVALDTDGGVRCDESGRTGVEHVWAVGDVASWTGEAGVAERVEHWSNCGEQARSLAGALTGSGGEDTAQVRYFWSDQYGVKIQALGSVAETDRVHVVVDDGRKFVAYYERDGRLTGVVGAGKAGAVMKMRGKIAESVPIGDVLEVAST; encoded by the coding sequence GTGGAACGAGTGGTGATCGTCGGCGCGGGTCTGGCCGGGCTGCGCACGGCGGAGGAGTTGCGTCGCGCCGGATTCGACGGTGAGCTGGTGTTGGTCGGCGCCGAGACCTGCCTTCCGTACGACCGCCCGCCGCTGTCGAAGGAGTTTCTGCGCGGCGACGTGGACGACACCACCCTGCGGCCCCGGGAGTTCTTCGACGACGAGCGCATCGATCTCCGTCTGGGCGCGGTGGCAACGGGCATCGACCCGGAGCGGCGCACGGTGACCCTCACCGCAGCATCGGATCCCGACACGTTCGAGGAACTCGAATACGGCGAACTCGTCGTCGCGACCGGGTTGACGCCCCGGAGGATCCCCGGCCTGCCCGAATCGGAGGGCATACACGTACTGCGGTCGGTGGACGACGCCCGCGGACTGCGGACGCGCCTCGTACCGGGCGCCCGAGCTCTCGTGGTCGGCGCGGGATTCGTCGGCTGCGAGTTGGCCGCCTCGATGCGCTCGGCGGACGTCGACGTCGTCCTCGTCGAGCCACGGTCGACGTCCCTGGAAGCCGCTCTGGGACCGACGGTGGGTGCGCTGGTGGCGCGCCTGCACGCCGAGGCAGGGGTCGACCTGCGCACCGGTGTCGGGCTGGCCGGGGTGGCGTCGGTGTCCGGCGCGTACCGTGCCACCCTCGGTGACGGCTCCGAGATCGTCGCGGACCTGATCGTCGTCGGCATCGGTTCGACGCCGGTCACGGACTGGTTGCACGGTAGCGGCGTCGCTCTCGACACCGACGGCGGCGTTCGCTGTGACGAGTCGGGACGCACCGGTGTCGAGCACGTGTGGGCGGTCGGCGACGTCGCCTCGTGGACCGGCGAGGCAGGCGTCGCCGAGCGAGTGGAGCACTGGAGCAATTGCGGCGAGCAGGCGCGGTCGCTCGCCGGGGCGCTCACCGGCAGTGGCGGGGAGGACACCGCGCAGGTCCGGTATTTCTGGAGTGATCAGTACGGGGTGAAGATCCAGGCGCTCGGGTCGGTCGCGGAGACCGACCGGGTCCACGTCGTCGTGGACGACGGCCGCAAGTTCGTCGCGTACTACGAACGGGACGGTCGATTGACCGGGGTGGTCGGGGCCGGGAAGGCCGGCGCCGTGATGAAGATGCGGGGAAAGATCGCCGAGTCGGTCCCGATCGGCGACGTGCTCGAGGTCGCCTCCACGTGA
- a CDS encoding SOS response-associated peptidase, whose amino-acid sequence MCGRYASTTTDKELRSAFAVEEVVDDALPPSYNVAPTQQVRVILERPPREAPDADPVRQLRSARWGLVPSWAKDVATGNRLINARSESITEKPAFRRAAVRRRCILPADGYFEWQKRDGKKIPYFLHGEGVLAMAGLYELWRDPDKAEDDPDRWLWSATILTTEATDAAGHIHDRSPVVLPETFVEHWLDPAIDDPAQVRALLASVPEPKLEPYEVRTAVNSPRNNSPELLRPV is encoded by the coding sequence ATGTGCGGGCGCTACGCGAGTACCACCACCGACAAGGAACTGCGATCGGCCTTCGCGGTGGAAGAGGTCGTCGACGATGCGCTACCGCCGTCGTACAACGTGGCTCCCACCCAGCAGGTACGGGTGATCCTCGAACGGCCTCCGCGAGAGGCGCCCGACGCAGATCCGGTGCGGCAGTTGCGGTCCGCCCGCTGGGGCCTGGTTCCGTCCTGGGCGAAGGACGTCGCGACGGGGAACCGGTTGATCAACGCACGCTCGGAGTCGATCACCGAGAAGCCCGCATTCCGGCGGGCGGCGGTGCGACGCAGGTGCATCCTTCCCGCCGACGGATACTTCGAATGGCAGAAGCGTGACGGGAAGAAGATCCCGTACTTCCTGCACGGCGAGGGCGTCCTCGCGATGGCGGGCCTGTACGAACTGTGGCGGGATCCGGACAAGGCCGAGGACGATCCCGACCGATGGTTGTGGTCGGCGACGATCCTCACCACCGAGGCGACGGACGCCGCGGGGCACATCCACGACCGCTCACCGGTGGTGCTGCCGGAGACATTCGTCGAGCACTGGCTGGATCCGGCGATCGACGATCCCGCACAGGTCCGGGCTCTTCTCGCCTCGGTGCCGGAGCCGAAACTCGAGCCCTACGAGGTTCGCACCGCCGTCAACAGCCCGAGGAACAATTCCCCGGAGCTGTTGCGGCCGGTGTGA
- a CDS encoding Asp23/Gls24 family envelope stress response protein, whose translation MTGDEEGKGRNGYGASAGAELVGSQGTTSIADAVVAKIAGIATREVSGVHDVGGGTARAVGALRDRVPGARVNHAQGIAVEVGEKQAALDIGIVADYGVALHELALGIRRNVIAAVESMTGLEVTEVNITVYDVVLFDDLEAPQDADAKPRVQ comes from the coding sequence ATGACCGGCGACGAAGAGGGCAAGGGGCGTAACGGGTACGGAGCGAGCGCCGGTGCGGAGCTGGTCGGCTCACAGGGCACCACCTCCATCGCCGACGCCGTCGTCGCGAAGATCGCCGGGATCGCGACCCGCGAGGTCAGCGGCGTCCACGATGTCGGTGGCGGCACCGCCCGCGCGGTCGGCGCGCTGCGTGACCGCGTCCCCGGCGCCCGCGTCAATCATGCCCAGGGCATCGCGGTCGAGGTCGGTGAGAAGCAGGCGGCACTGGACATCGGGATCGTCGCGGACTACGGCGTCGCCCTGCACGAGCTGGCGCTGGGGATCCGCCGGAACGTCATCGCAGCAGTCGAGTCCATGACCGGACTCGAGGTCACCGAGGTCAACATCACCGTCTACGACGTCGTGCTGTTCGACGACCTCGAAGCGCCCCAGGACGCGGACGCCAAGCCGAGAGTGCAGTGA
- the tuf gene encoding elongation factor Tu, whose product MAKAKFERTKPHVNIGTIGHVDHGKTTLTAAITKVLHDAYPDLNEASAFDEIDKAPEEKARGITINISHVEYQTEKRHYAHVDAPGHADYIKNMITGAAQMDGAILVVAATDGPMPQTREHVLLARQVGVPYILVALNKSDMVDDEEILELVEMEVRELLASQDFDEEAPVVRVSGLKALEGDEKWANSILELMNAVDESIPDPVRETEKPFLMPVEDVFTITGRGTVVTGRIERGVVNVNEEVEIVGIKETVTKTTVTGIEMFRKLLDSGQAGDNVGLLVRGIKREDVERGQVVIKPGTTTPHTEFEGQAYILSKDEGGRHTPFFNNYRPQFYFRTTDVTGVVTLPEGTEMVMPGDNTEMSVKLIQPVAMDEGLRFAIREGGRTVGAGKVTKIVK is encoded by the coding sequence GTGGCGAAGGCGAAGTTCGAGCGGACCAAGCCGCACGTGAACATCGGCACCATCGGTCACGTCGACCACGGCAAGACCACGCTGACCGCGGCCATCACCAAGGTTCTGCACGATGCGTACCCGGACCTGAACGAGGCGTCGGCGTTCGACGAGATCGACAAGGCTCCTGAGGAGAAGGCTCGCGGCATCACGATCAACATCTCGCACGTCGAGTACCAGACCGAGAAGCGCCACTACGCCCACGTCGACGCTCCCGGTCACGCCGACTACATCAAGAACATGATCACCGGTGCGGCCCAGATGGACGGTGCCATTCTCGTGGTCGCCGCCACCGACGGCCCGATGCCGCAGACGCGTGAGCACGTGCTGCTCGCCCGTCAGGTCGGCGTGCCTTACATCCTCGTCGCGCTGAACAAGTCCGACATGGTCGACGACGAGGAAATCCTCGAGCTCGTCGAGATGGAGGTCCGCGAGCTGCTCGCGAGCCAGGACTTCGACGAGGAGGCTCCGGTCGTGCGCGTCTCGGGCCTGAAGGCGCTCGAGGGCGACGAGAAGTGGGCCAACAGCATTCTCGAGCTGATGAACGCCGTTGACGAGTCCATCCCGGACCCGGTTCGTGAGACCGAGAAGCCGTTCCTCATGCCCGTCGAGGACGTCTTCACCATCACCGGTCGTGGCACCGTCGTCACCGGCCGCATCGAGCGCGGTGTGGTCAACGTGAACGAAGAGGTCGAGATCGTCGGTATCAAGGAGACGGTCACCAAGACCACCGTCACCGGTATCGAGATGTTCCGCAAGCTGCTCGACTCGGGTCAGGCGGGCGACAACGTCGGTCTGCTGGTTCGTGGTATCAAGCGCGAGGACGTCGAGCGCGGCCAGGTCGTCATCAAGCCGGGCACCACGACCCCGCACACCGAGTTCGAGGGCCAGGCGTACATCCTGTCCAAGGACGAGGGTGGCCGTCACACGCCGTTCTTCAACAACTACCGTCCGCAGTTCTACTTCCGTACCACGGACGTGACGGGCGTCGTGACGCTGCCCGAGGGCACCGAGATGGTCATGCCCGGTGACAACACCGAGATGTCCGTCAAGCTGATCCAGCCGGTCGCCATGGACGAGGGCCTGCGCTTCGCGATCCGTGAGGGTGGCCGCACCGTCGGCGCCGGCAAGGTCACCAAGATCGTCAAGTGA
- the rpsL gene encoding 30S ribosomal protein S12, whose protein sequence is MPTINQLVRKGRRDKATKVKTAALKGSPQRRGVCTRVYTTTPKKPNSALRKVARVRLTSSVEVTAYIPGEGHNLQEHSMVLVRGGRVKDLPGVRYKIIRGSLDTQGVKGRKQARSRYGAKKEKG, encoded by the coding sequence ATGCCAACCATCAACCAACTGGTCCGCAAGGGCCGCCGCGACAAGGCCACCAAGGTCAAGACCGCGGCCCTCAAGGGCAGCCCGCAGCGTCGTGGCGTGTGCACCCGCGTGTACACCACCACGCCCAAGAAGCCGAACTCCGCTCTGCGGAAGGTCGCGCGTGTGCGCCTGACCAGCTCCGTCGAGGTCACCGCCTACATCCCCGGTGAGGGCCACAACCTGCAGGAGCACTCGATGGTGCTCGTCCGCGGCGGTCGTGTGAAGGACCTCCCGGGTGTGCGCTACAAGATCATCCGCGGCTCCCTCGACACCCAGGGTGTCAAGGGCCGCAAGCAGGCCCGCAGCCGCTACGGAGCGAAGAAGGAGAAGGGCTGA
- the fusA gene encoding elongation factor G codes for MAQEVLTDLNKVRNIGIMAHIDAGKTTTTERILYYTGVNYKIGETHDGASTTDWMEQEKERGITITSAAVTCFWNDNQINIIDTPGHVDFTVEVERSLRVLDGAVAVFDGKEGVEPQSEQVWRQAAKYDVPRICFVNKMDKMGADFYFTVQTIIDRLGAKPLVLQLPIGAEDEFDGVVDLVEMKAITWRGTVEIGAAPTFEEIPADLADKAAEYREKLLETVAESDEELMEKYFGGEELTVEEIKGAIRKMTVASELYPVLCGSAFKNKGVQPMLDAVIDYLPNPLDIGEVHGHVVGNEEEEITRRPSKDEPFSALAFKIAAHPFFGKLTFVRVYSGQVAPGAQVLNATKGKKERIGKLFQMHANKENPVDEAVAGHIYAMIGLKDTTTGDTLCDQANPVVLESMTFPDPVIQVSIEPKTKSDQEKLGTAIQKLAEEDPTFSVELDDETGQTVIGGMGELHLDILVDRMRREFKVEANVGKPQVAYRETITKKVEKLEFTHKKQTGGSGQFAKVIIALEPFVGEDGASYEFENKVTGGRVPREYIPSVDAGAQDAMQYGVLAGYPLVNLKLTLVDGAYHDVDSSEMAFKVAGSQALKEAARKAGPVILEPLMAVEVTTPEDYMGEVIGDLNSRRGQIQAMEERSGARVVKALVPLSEMFGYIGDLRSKTQGRANFSMVFDSYAEVPSNVSKEIIAKATGE; via the coding sequence GTGGCACAGGAAGTGCTGACCGACCTGAACAAGGTCCGCAACATCGGCATCATGGCGCACATCGATGCCGGCAAGACCACGACCACCGAGCGCATCCTGTACTACACCGGTGTCAACTACAAGATCGGTGAGACCCACGACGGTGCGTCGACGACGGACTGGATGGAGCAGGAGAAGGAACGCGGCATCACCATCACCTCCGCCGCGGTGACCTGTTTCTGGAACGACAACCAGATCAACATCATCGACACCCCCGGCCACGTCGACTTCACGGTCGAGGTCGAGCGGTCCCTGCGCGTCCTCGACGGCGCCGTCGCGGTCTTCGACGGCAAGGAAGGCGTCGAGCCGCAGTCGGAGCAGGTGTGGCGTCAGGCCGCCAAGTACGACGTTCCGCGCATCTGTTTCGTCAACAAGATGGACAAGATGGGCGCGGACTTCTACTTCACGGTCCAGACCATCATCGACCGTCTCGGCGCGAAGCCGCTGGTCCTGCAGCTGCCCATCGGCGCAGAGGACGAGTTCGACGGCGTGGTCGACCTGGTCGAGATGAAGGCCATCACCTGGCGTGGCACCGTCGAGATCGGCGCTGCGCCGACCTTCGAGGAGATCCCCGCGGATCTGGCCGACAAGGCTGCCGAGTACCGCGAGAAGCTGCTCGAGACGGTTGCCGAGTCCGACGAAGAGCTCATGGAGAAGTACTTCGGCGGCGAGGAACTCACCGTCGAGGAGATCAAGGGCGCCATCCGCAAGATGACGGTCGCTTCCGAGCTCTACCCGGTGCTGTGCGGGTCCGCGTTCAAGAACAAGGGCGTGCAGCCCATGCTCGACGCGGTCATCGACTACCTGCCGAACCCGCTCGACATCGGCGAGGTCCACGGCCACGTGGTGGGCAACGAGGAAGAAGAGATCACCCGTCGGCCGTCCAAGGACGAGCCGTTCTCGGCGCTCGCGTTCAAGATCGCCGCGCACCCGTTCTTCGGCAAGCTCACCTTCGTGCGGGTGTACTCCGGCCAGGTTGCTCCCGGGGCCCAGGTCCTCAACGCGACCAAGGGCAAGAAGGAGCGCATCGGCAAGCTCTTCCAGATGCACGCCAACAAGGAGAACCCGGTCGACGAGGCAGTCGCGGGCCACATCTACGCGATGATCGGCCTGAAGGACACCACTACCGGCGACACCCTGTGCGATCAGGCGAACCCGGTCGTGCTCGAGTCGATGACGTTCCCGGACCCGGTCATCCAGGTGTCCATCGAGCCGAAGACCAAGTCCGACCAGGAGAAGCTGGGCACCGCGATCCAGAAGCTCGCCGAAGAGGACCCGACCTTCTCGGTCGAGCTCGACGACGAGACCGGCCAGACCGTCATCGGCGGCATGGGCGAGCTGCACCTCGACATCCTCGTCGACCGCATGCGGCGCGAGTTCAAGGTCGAGGCCAACGTCGGCAAGCCGCAGGTCGCGTACCGCGAGACGATCACCAAGAAGGTCGAGAAGCTCGAGTTCACGCACAAGAAGCAGACCGGTGGTTCGGGCCAGTTCGCGAAGGTCATCATCGCCCTCGAGCCGTTCGTCGGCGAGGACGGCGCGAGCTACGAGTTCGAGAACAAGGTCACCGGTGGCCGCGTGCCGCGCGAGTACATCCCCTCGGTCGACGCCGGTGCGCAGGACGCCATGCAGTACGGCGTGCTCGCCGGGTACCCGCTGGTGAACCTCAAGCTCACCCTGGTCGACGGCGCGTACCACGACGTCGACTCCTCGGAAATGGCCTTCAAGGTCGCCGGTTCGCAGGCGCTGAAGGAAGCCGCCCGCAAGGCCGGCCCGGTCATTCTCGAGCCCCTCATGGCCGTCGAGGTCACCACACCCGAGGACTACATGGGTGAAGTGATCGGCGACCTGAACTCCCGCCGTGGCCAGATCCAGGCCATGGAGGAACGCAGTGGTGCCCGTGTCGTCAAGGCGCTGGTTCCGCTCTCGGAGATGTTCGGCTACATCGGTGACCTGCGGTCGAAGACCCAGGGTCGAGCGAACTTCTCCATGGTGTTCGATTCCTACGCAGAGGTTCCCTCGAACGTCTCGAAGGAAATCATCGCCAAGGCGACCGGCGAATAG
- the rpsG gene encoding 30S ribosomal protein S7: protein MPRKGPAPKRPLINDPVYGSPLVTQLVNKILLDGKKSTAERIVYQALEQAREKTGTDPVVTLKRALDNVKPALEVRSRRVGGATYQVPVEVRPGRSTTLALRWLVTFSRQRREKTMVERLANELLDASNGLGAAVKRREDTHKMAEANKAFAHYRW, encoded by the coding sequence ATGCCACGTAAAGGTCCCGCTCCCAAGCGCCCCCTCATCAACGACCCGGTCTACGGTTCGCCGCTGGTGACCCAGCTGGTCAACAAGATCCTGCTGGACGGCAAGAAGTCCACCGCCGAGCGCATCGTGTACCAGGCTCTCGAGCAGGCTCGCGAGAAGACCGGCACCGATCCGGTCGTCACGCTCAAGCGTGCGCTGGACAACGTCAAGCCGGCCCTCGAGGTTCGTAGCCGCCGCGTCGGTGGTGCTACCTACCAGGTCCCCGTCGAGGTTCGCCCGGGCCGTTCCACCACGCTGGCACTGCGCTGGCTGGTGACCTTCTCGCGTCAGCGTCGTGAGAAGACCATGGTCGAGCGTCTCGCCAACGAGCTCCTCGACGCCAGCAACGGCCTCGGTGCCGCGGTGAAGCGTCGCGAGGACACGCACAAGATGGCCGAAGCCAACAAGGCGTTCGCCCACTACCGCTGGTGA
- a CDS encoding glutamate racemase codes for MIVALIDSGLGLLPTSAWLRKLRPDLDLLLALDPDQAPWGPKPREWVVDRVLGAVQLSLDHGAEAIVLPCNTASVSALDEVRDHVGPAVPVIGTVPAIKPAAARYSSVAIWATATTTASSYQADLIRKFGNGSSVSGVACHGLADSIDRGDLNGVDDAVRAAALATPAGTEAVVLGCTHYPLVADVIAARLPEGVALFDSAEAVAAQTIRRIDAIAPAGPGTGTVRVFLSGRPGRLPASADRFEAGRLLS; via the coding sequence GTGATCGTCGCGCTCATCGATTCCGGCCTCGGCTTGCTGCCGACGTCGGCGTGGCTGCGCAAGCTCCGCCCCGACCTGGACCTTCTCCTCGCACTCGACCCGGACCAGGCGCCCTGGGGGCCGAAACCTCGGGAGTGGGTGGTGGACCGGGTGCTGGGTGCGGTGCAACTGTCCCTCGATCACGGTGCCGAGGCGATCGTTCTTCCGTGCAACACGGCCAGTGTCAGCGCACTCGACGAGGTACGCGACCATGTCGGCCCGGCGGTGCCGGTGATCGGGACGGTGCCGGCGATCAAACCGGCGGCGGCGCGCTATTCGTCGGTGGCGATCTGGGCCACGGCGACGACGACCGCGAGCAGCTATCAAGCGGATCTCATCCGAAAGTTCGGCAACGGGAGCTCGGTGTCCGGGGTCGCGTGCCACGGGCTGGCCGACTCGATCGACCGGGGCGACCTGAACGGAGTCGACGACGCGGTACGGGCCGCAGCCCTGGCCACCCCGGCCGGTACCGAGGCGGTCGTACTCGGGTGCACCCACTATCCCCTCGTCGCCGACGTGATCGCGGCGCGCCTGCCCGAGGGGGTGGCGCTTTTCGACAGTGCCGAGGCGGTGGCTGCGCAGACGATCCGGCGGATCGACGCGATCGCGCCTGCGGGCCCCGGCACCGGAACGGTGCGGGTCTTCCTCAGCGGCCGTCCCGGTCGGCTGCCGGCGTCGGCCGACCGTTTCGAGGCCGGGCGCCTGCTGTCCTGA
- a CDS encoding DUF2273 domain-containing protein: protein MTNTALGLLAGLLLALAAITGGFTGFVLAVLLGGVGIAIGAHRDGHIDLGALLHTRGRG from the coding sequence ATGACCAACACAGCGCTGGGACTGCTCGCCGGACTGTTGCTCGCGCTCGCCGCGATCACCGGAGGCTTCACGGGATTCGTTCTCGCCGTCCTGCTCGGCGGCGTGGGGATCGCGATCGGAGCGCACCGCGACGGCCACATCGACCTCGGCGCCCTGCTGCACACCCGCGGCCGTGGTTGA
- a CDS encoding DUF3558 domain-containing protein codes for MTGRRSGVRVAGALALAAVAVASCGRSVEGTPVAEGAYAGNPEQFTDLLQECNAVAEDQIAETVGADAIERGFLGAICRWDAIGVNGTVKVTFHWFETGTLDTERETAEQLGYEVENATVQGRRAVLLRPPADPGSCGIALGSPSVGVVGWWVQYGGGAADPCAAAMKLADLTVDLSS; via the coding sequence ATGACGGGGCGCCGCTCCGGGGTCCGGGTCGCGGGGGCACTGGCTCTCGCGGCCGTCGCCGTCGCGTCCTGCGGTCGCAGTGTGGAGGGCACCCCCGTCGCGGAGGGGGCGTACGCCGGGAATCCGGAGCAGTTCACCGATCTGTTGCAGGAGTGCAATGCCGTCGCCGAGGACCAGATCGCGGAGACCGTCGGTGCCGACGCGATCGAGCGCGGCTTCCTCGGCGCGATCTGCCGGTGGGACGCGATCGGGGTGAACGGGACCGTGAAGGTGACGTTCCACTGGTTCGAGACGGGCACCCTCGACACGGAGCGGGAGACGGCGGAGCAGCTGGGTTACGAGGTCGAGAACGCCACGGTGCAGGGCCGTCGCGCGGTCCTCCTGCGGCCGCCCGCCGATCCGGGTTCCTGCGGGATCGCCCTCGGTTCGCCCAGCGTGGGAGTGGTGGGGTGGTGGGTCCAGTACGGCGGCGGGGCCGCGGACCCGTGTGCGGCGGCGATGAAGCTGGCCGATCTCACCGTCGATCTCAGCAGTTGA
- a CDS encoding SPW repeat domain-containing protein codes for MRSWSRIQDVAAVVLGVYAALSPIWLDTNNAARWSLIVLGVLVALAGVAHMYRPELSYAEYGMAVLGVLMFIAPWAMNFHAMSGAAWTAWVVGVLTVVVAVTGLPVTNSLAHRQGGMAAHH; via the coding sequence ATGAGGTCGTGGAGTCGAATTCAAGATGTCGCGGCCGTGGTACTCGGCGTGTACGCGGCACTGTCGCCGATCTGGCTCGATACCAACAACGCGGCACGCTGGTCTCTGATCGTTCTCGGTGTTCTCGTGGCACTGGCCGGCGTGGCGCACATGTACCGGCCCGAGCTGTCGTACGCCGAGTACGGGATGGCGGTACTCGGCGTACTGATGTTCATCGCTCCCTGGGCGATGAACTTCCATGCGATGAGCGGCGCAGCGTGGACCGCGTGGGTGGTCGGCGTGCTCACCGTCGTCGTCGCGGTCACCGGGCTTCCGGTGACCAACTCGCTGGCACACAGACAGGGAGGTATGGCGGCACATCACTGA
- a CDS encoding DUF6286 domain-containing Asp23/Gls24 family envelope stress response protein has product MVDPESPPVPDTGDTLADDPGLRGRLVIKEKAITKIVTTAATQVPGIGKPQGGFSRLTGRHLPRADVSVGTDAIAINLYVAVTWPSRVDRVSRRLHHDVSDRVQELTGLPVHELNIVVAGATGAESVDRSSDTGDHLPAEAETSRDAAAAIRARTPRALPAAVPAAVAIALGALALAVVAARELLIVHETVHGAPWIRNTVEWAARLHWSEWIIPVVVACAVLGVALVVAALKPRPPTHVPLTVSTAAPVVWMRPTDVARTTSSHASAVAGVVTARTTVDRRRVTVHVTRNEVSSEQEIEAAVRDAVEPGLRHLGTEPQLRIKVRT; this is encoded by the coding sequence GTGGTTGATCCCGAGAGTCCCCCGGTCCCGGACACCGGCGACACGCTCGCCGACGACCCGGGGCTGCGTGGCCGGCTCGTCATCAAGGAGAAGGCGATCACGAAGATCGTCACGACCGCTGCCACCCAGGTACCCGGCATCGGGAAGCCGCAGGGCGGATTCAGTCGGCTCACCGGCCGTCACCTCCCCCGCGCCGACGTCTCGGTGGGGACGGACGCGATCGCGATCAACCTCTACGTTGCCGTGACCTGGCCGAGCCGCGTCGACCGGGTGAGCCGCCGACTGCATCACGACGTCTCGGACCGGGTGCAGGAACTGACCGGTCTGCCGGTTCACGAACTCAACATCGTCGTTGCCGGCGCCACCGGAGCGGAATCCGTGGACCGGAGCAGCGACACCGGCGACCACCTTCCGGCCGAGGCGGAAACGTCCCGGGATGCCGCCGCCGCCATCCGGGCCCGGACGCCGCGAGCGCTCCCGGCCGCGGTGCCCGCCGCCGTCGCGATCGCCCTCGGCGCGCTCGCTCTGGCCGTGGTGGCTGCGCGGGAGCTGCTCATCGTCCACGAGACCGTGCACGGCGCTCCGTGGATCCGCAACACCGTCGAGTGGGCCGCACGCCTGCACTGGTCGGAGTGGATCATTCCGGTCGTCGTCGCCTGCGCGGTACTCGGCGTCGCCCTGGTCGTCGCCGCGCTCAAACCACGGCCTCCCACGCACGTCCCGCTCACCGTCTCGACTGCCGCTCCGGTGGTGTGGATGCGACCCACCGACGTCGCCCGGACCACCAGTAGCCACGCCTCCGCCGTGGCCGGGGTCGTCACCGCGCGCACCACCGTCGACCGCCGACGGGTGACCGTGCACGTCACCCGCAACGAGGTCAGTTCGGAGCAGGAGATCGAGGCCGCCGTTCGAGACGCCGTGGAACCCGGTCTCCGGCATCTCGGGACCGAGCCGCAATTACGGATCAAGGTGCGCACATGA